TCGGTGAAGCCGAACAGGGCGTCCTGGTTGGCGAAGGCCATGTCGACCGCGGCGACCAGCCCCGTGCCGCCGCCCAGCACCGCGCCGTCGATGCGGGCGATCACCGGCTTGGGGCAGCGGTAGACCGCGAGCAGCATCTTGTGCAGCTTGAGGGCGTCGGCCTTGTTTTGCGCCGGCGTGTAGGAGGCGACCTTCTTCATCCAATTGAGGTCCGCGCCGGCGCAGAAGGACTCGCCGGCCCCGGCCAGGACGATCACGCGGGTCCCGGGGTCCTTGCCGAACTCGGCGAAGGCCCGGGCCAGCTCGGCGATCATCGCCTCGTTGAAGGCGTTGTGCAGCTCGGGCCGATTGAGCGTGACGGTGGTGACGCCTTGGTCGCGCTCGATCAGCAGGGTGTCGTAGGGTTTGGCCATAAGATCCCCTTTTACATGCGAAATACGCCGAAACGGGTCTCC
This region of Deltaproteobacteria bacterium PRO3 genomic DNA includes:
- a CDS encoding enoyl-CoA hydratase/isomerase family protein, giving the protein MAKPYDTLLIERDQGVTTVTLNRPELHNAFNEAMIAELARAFAEFGKDPGTRVIVLAGAGESFCAGADLNWMKKVASYTPAQNKADALKLHKMLLAVYRCPKPVIARIDGAVLGGGTGLVAAVDMAFANQDALFGFTEVRLGLIPAVISPFVIRKIGEANAREYFLTGEKFTALRAQEMGLIQYQGTPEYVYEKLQDKIRELKKGAPTALADCKRLIEKVGGQALDKIGAYTAGQIAARRGSKEGKEGMVAFLTKRKPDWVG